Sequence from the bacterium genome:
ATTGAACGACACCGTCCTGACGCACTTTCCGGAGGCGTGCGTCTATCGCATCGACCACTATCTTGGAAAGGAAACCGTGCAGAACATCATGGTCCTGCGCTTCGCGAACGGCCAGTTCGAACCGACGTGGAACCGGCGCTACGTGGACCATGTGCAGATCACCGTCGCGGAGGATCGCGGCATCGGCGATCGCGGGCGCTATTACGAGGAGGCGGGTGTTATCCGCGATATGGTGCAAAATCATATTTTGCAGCTCATGGCGATGGTCGCGATGGAGCCGCCGACGTCCTTCGACGCCGAGGCGATCCGCGACGAGAAGGTGAAGGTGCTGCGCTCCATCCGCCCGATCGAGGCGACCGACGTGCGGGACAACGTCGTGCGCGCGCAATACGGCCGCGGGTTTTTGGGCGGCGGGGAGGTGAAGGCGTATCGCGAGGAGGAGCACGTCGATCCGGATTCCACGACGGAAACGTACGTCGCGATCAAGCTGTTCATCGAGAACTGGCGATGGGCGAACGTGCCGTTCTACATCCGCTCGGGAAAATACCTGGCCAAGCGCGTCAGCGAGGTGGCGATCCAGTATCGCGCGGTGCCGCATTTGCTATTCCGCCAGGTGTTGCCGCAGCCGCTCGAGCCCAGTTCACTCATCCTGCGGATCCAGCCGGACGAGGGCGTCAGTCTGAAGTTCGCGACCAAGCATCCCGGCATGCTGATGGATGTGCGGACGCAATCGATGGACTTTCGCTACTACACCGCCTACGGCGATCAGGCGCCGGAGGCGTATGAGCGCCTGCTGCTGGATGTTGTGCTCGGCGATTCGACGCTCTTTCCGCGAACCGACGGCGTCATCGAATCCTGGAAGTTCGTCGATCGCATCGTCGAAGGGTGGGAACTTTCGCGCGAGCGGCAGATCCCGACCTACGATCCCGGCTCGTGGGGACCGCTTGAATCCATCGAAATGATGGCCGCGGACAGGAGGAAGTGGCGGCGGCCATGACGCGGCATCTTGTCATCGAGCCCGACCGGTCCGCTCTGTTCACGGGCATGACGCGCGACCTCGCCACGATCGCGCGCGCGGCCGTCGATGCGCGCGGCCAATTTCTTGTCGCGCTGGCCGGCGGTTCGACGCCCGGCGCGTTTTTCGAACATCTCGCGGCGCATGCCGGCGACGCGATCCCCTGGAACGAGACGCACGTTTTCTGGAGCGACGAGCGCTACGTGCCGATCGATCACCCGGACAGCAATCACGATCTTGCCGCGCGCACCTTGCTGGCGCGCGTACCGATTCCCCGGGCTCACATTCATCCGATCTATCGCGCCGACGCCGGGCCCGACGAGGCCGCGCGTGCGTATGAAGAAACACTGCGCGCCGTAAGCGGCGAAGCCGTGCCGCGCCTGGACATTGTTTTTCTGGGGCTTGGCGACGACGGCCATACCGCGTCGATCTTCCCCGGCGCGGTCGGCGCGATCCCGGCGGACCGGCTTGTCGCTGCCGGGCCGATCAAAACGCATCCGCGCGTCACGTTCACGCCCGCGCTCATTAACG
This genomic interval carries:
- the zwf gene encoding glucose-6-phosphate dehydrogenase, yielding MGAKESANIADESFVYPTPEGREVKAEPCTFVILGATGDLAQRKLMPALYHLIEREKMLPPETSIVGCAGSERSDDQFREMMRKALTEYSRQKPTKDELDRFLARLHYRSTNFEDPDAYKKLAAFLDKLEKKEGIPRHHIFYLAIPPSLFATTIEQLAAAGLTRREKDQWPRVVIEKPFGRDLASAIELNDTVLTHFPEACVYRIDHYLGKETVQNIMVLRFANGQFEPTWNRRYVDHVQITVAEDRGIGDRGRYYEEAGVIRDMVQNHILQLMAMVAMEPPTSFDAEAIRDEKVKVLRSIRPIEATDVRDNVVRAQYGRGFLGGGEVKAYREEEHVDPDSTTETYVAIKLFIENWRWANVPFYIRSGKYLAKRVSEVAIQYRAVPHLLFRQVLPQPLEPSSLILRIQPDEGVSLKFATKHPGMLMDVRTQSMDFRYYTAYGDQAPEAYERLLLDVVLGDSTLFPRTDGVIESWKFVDRIVEGWELSRERQIPTYDPGSWGPLESIEMMAADRRKWRRP
- the pgl gene encoding 6-phosphogluconolactonase, which encodes MTRHLVIEPDRSALFTGMTRDLATIARAAVDARGQFLVALAGGSTPGAFFEHLAAHAGDAIPWNETHVFWSDERYVPIDHPDSNHDLAARTLLARVPIPRAHIHPIYRADAGPDEAARAYEETLRAVSGEAVPRLDIVFLGLGDDGHTASIFPGAVGAIPADRLVAAGPIKTHPRVTFTPALINAARNVWFLVTGAAKADMARRAIEGREPTDVIPARLVDPFAGEVFWYLDEAAAARLTTVSR